From Methylovorus glucosotrophus:
CCCGGTTTCCGAGCGCGTCATGGAAATTGGTCAACGTATTGGACTGGCGCTGCTTGGATTGTTGATGGCATGCGCTTTTTATAACGATATAAATCGATTGATAACAGGCTGATCTGAATGAATTTAAGCATCAAGCTTAAGCATATACCGTTTGTGGTATTGGGTATGTATGCAACATCAGCAATGGCACTTGAGCCATTCGTAGTGAAGGATATTCGAGTAGATGGGATACAGCGTACCGAAGCCGGTACCGTATTCAACTACCTGCCTGTCAAGGTCGGTGAGACCATGGATGATGACAAGGCGACTCAGGCAATTAAAGCGCTTTATGGCACTGGGTTCTTCAAGGATGTGCGTATTGAGGCGGATCAGGATGTGCTGGTTGTTGTCGTTCAGGAGCGCGCTGCGATTGCCCAGCTGAATTTCAGCGGCAATAAATCCTTCCCCAGTGACAAAATGAAAGAAGGCCTGAAGCAGATCGGTCTGGCTGAAGGCTTGATTTTTGACCGATCCATGCTGGACCGCGCCGAACAGGAAATCAAACGCCAGTATCTTTCCCAGGGTAAGTATGGCGCTACCGTGAAAGCCGTTGTCACCCCTCTGGAACGTAACCGCGTAGCAGTACAGTTCAATATTGAAGAAGGTGCCATCTCCAAGATTCGCAGCATCAATATTGTGGGCAATCAGGCTTTTGATAGCAAAACCCTGCTGGAAACCATTTCATTGACCACGCCAGGCTGGATGACCTGGTGGAACAAGAATGATCAGTACTCCAAGCAAAAATTGACCGCTGATCTGGAGACCTTGCGGTCTTTTTACATGAATCAAGGTTTTCTGGAGTTCAATATTGAGTCCACCCAGGTCTCGATTACCCCAGACAAACGTGATATTTACATCACCATCAATATCAGTGAAGGTGAGAAATACACCGTTACCGATATCAAGCTGGCTGGCGAAATGCTGCTGGCGGAAGAAGAGGCGCGCAAGCTGATCAGCCTGCAAACAGGTGAATACTTCAATCGCCAGAAAATTACAGAATCCAGCAAGGCCATTGGCGACCGGCTTGGTAACGACGGTTACGCATTTGCTAACGTCAATGCTGTGCCTGATGTTGATAAAGACAAGCATACTGTTGCCTTTACCTTTTTCATCGACCCAGGTCGCCGTGTATATGTCCGTCGTATCAACCTGACCGGTAATACACGCACCCGCGATGAGGTATTACGTCGTGAAATGCGCCAGATGGAATCCGCATGGTATGGCGCTGACAAGATTAATCGTTCCAAGCAGCGTCTGGAGCGTTTGCAGTTCTTCTCGGATGTGAACGTGGAAACCCCTGCGGTACCGGGCACAAATGATCAGGTAGACCTGAACATCAACGTCACCGAAAAATCGACCGGTAGCGTAATGTTTGGCGCCGGCTTGTCCAGTGCTGAAGGTGTGGTATTCGGTGTTACGGTGAACCAGAACAACTTCCTGGGTACGGGTAATCGGGTGTCTGCGCAGGTGAATACCGGTAAGGTAAACACTATCTACTCCTTGAGCTACACCGATCCTTACTTCACGCCGGATGGCGTAAGCCGTACCTTCAATGCGTATCGCCGCGATATTGATACTTCGTATCTAAGTACAGGTAGTTACAAAACATCTTCTTACGGTACCGGCGTAAGCTTTGGCATGCCGCTGAATGAACGTGATTCGGTGAGTGCAGGTCTGACTTTTGACTTTACCCAGGTTGATCTGACTTCCAGTAGCCCCATACAGTATCGTCGCTATTGCGGTGACGCTAACGCCAATGGGTGCGATAACACCAGCGTCTTGCTCAATCTGGGCTGGGCACATGATACCCGGGACAATGTGTTGTTCCCCAACAAGGGTGTTTACCAGCGTTTGAGCACTGAAATTGGTCTGCCTGGCCTGGACTTGCAGTACTACAAGGTGGAATACAAGCATTCCTGGTACAAGGACATTACGCCCAATATCACCTTCATGCTGAATGGCGAAGCAGGGTATGGTGACACTTATGGCGACAAGGACTTTCCGTTCTTCAAGAACTTCTACATCGGTGGTGTAAACTCGGTGCGCGGTTATCAAACCAGCTCGATTGGTCCTCGTCTCTATGACACGGTGAATGAACGCGGGTATGCTATTGGCGGTACCAAGCGTCTGCTGGGTAATGCGGAGTTGTACTTCCCCATTCCTGGCATGAAGGATTCCAAACAATTGCGCCTGAGTACATTTATCGATGCGGGTAACGTGTATACATCGGATGAGCGTATGGATCTTGGCGATCTGCGCTACTCAGCAGGTATTGGCGTGAGCTGGTATTCGCCATTCGGGCCTATCAAGCTCGTATTGGCCAAGGCCCTGAACGCACAAAAGGATGCTGTGCAAACCGATGGCAAAACCTTGTATAACGACGATAAGACGCAGATCCTGCAATTCCAGATGGGTTCGCAGTTCTAAGCTGTTTGTATGATTAAGTTTTAAATATTGGAGAATGAATTGAGTAAATTATTGAAAAGCCTGGTCTTGACAGCATTTGCTGCTTTTACACTGAACGTGTCTGCAGCAGAGCTCAAGGTGGGTTACGTACAAGTGGACAAGATTCTGCAAGAGGCGCCACAAACGGCGGAGAGCGGTAAAAAGCTCGAGAAGGAATTCAGCCCTCGTACCCAAGAGTTGGACCGTCTTCAAAAGCAGATCAAAGATATCGAAACCTCGCTGGACAAAGACAGCCTCACCTTGTCAGAAACTGACCGTCGTAATAAAGAGCGTGATGCATCCAACCTGAAGATCGAGTTTCAGCGTAAACAGCGCGAATTGCGTGAAGATGTGAACATGCGCAAAAACGAAGAGCTGGGTGCTTTGCAAGACCGCATCAACAAAGCCGTTACTTCGGTATCCGAAGCTGAAGGTTATGATCTGGTTGTTTACGGTGGTGTAGCGTACGCAAGCAAGAAAATTGATATTACCGACAAGGTACTGAAGGCTCTGGGCAAGAAGTAATTCTGGTATTAGAAAGCGATCCTGGCCTGATGAAAGCGCAATACTCCTTAACGGAGATCGTATCCAGGCTGGGAGGCGAGCTGGTCGGTGATGGTGATATTGTCATTAGCCGTGTCGCCTCACTGGCCAATGCCCAAGCTGGGCATATCAGCTTCATAACTGATTCCAAGTATCGTACTCAGCTTGCCGATACGGCAGCGAGTGCGATTATCATCAGTGAACAGCATCGTGCATTGACGACGCTGCCGCGCATCGTGACCGATAATCCTTATGCCTATTTCGCACGTGTTTCAGATCTGCTGAATCCGCGTGTCGAGTATGTGCCAGGCATTAGCCCGAATGCCAGTGTGGCTCCGGATGCTGTCGTACCTGCCTCATGTACTGTCATGGATTATGCTGTGATAGCGCCTGGGGTGGAGTTGGGTGAAGGCGTGGTGATTGGCCCAGGCTGTGTGGTTGGGCGCAATGTGCATATCGGCAGCCAGACAGTGCTGCAGTCTCATGTCACGATCTATGCAGATTGCCAGGTCGGTGAGCGTTGTGTCATGGCGGCAGGCGTGGTGATAGGCGCGGATGGTTTTGGTTACGCCAATGATCAGGGGCGCTGGGTTAAAATCCCTCAGGTTGGCAGAGTCATCATCGAGGATGACGTGGAAATTGGCGTCAATACCTCGGTAGACAGAGGTGCCTTGGACGATACGATTATTGAACAGGGCGTGAAGCTTGATAACCTGATTCAGATCGGGCACAACTGCCGGATAGGTGCCCATACCGTGATTGCGGGATGCGTTGGCATTGCCGGTAGCGCAATCGTTGGCAAGCATTGCCGGATAGGGGGTGCTGCCATGATACTGGGGCATCTGGAGATTGCAGATGGAGTGACGATTTCGCCGGGCAGCATGATTACGCGATCATTGCTGAAAACGGATACTTACACAGCGCTGATGCCGTTCCAGACACATGGCGATTGGCTCAAGACGGCGGCAAATATACGTCGTCTCGGCGATATGTCCGAGCGGGTAAAGCAGTTGGAAAATGAGTTGGCGCAGATCAGGGCGCAGCTGGACATAACAAATAGAAATTGAGGAAATGCCATGAATGATCAGGCTGTTACCAGCATGGATATCCATGAAATATTAGAGCACCTGCCGCACCGTTACCCTTTCTTGCTGGTCGACAAGGTCTTATCCCTGGAACTTGGCAAGGAAATCGTGGCTGTCAAAAACGTCAGCATGAACGAGCCTTTTTTCCCTGGCCATTTTCCTTATCATCCTGTCATGCCTGGCGTTCTGATTGTGGAAGCCATGGCTCAGGCGGCTGCCATCCTGTCGTTCAAGACGATGGACACCAAGCCCAATGATGAGTCGGTGTATTACTTTGCCGGCATTGATAGCGCGCGGTTCAAAAAGCCGGTATCGCCAGGTGACCAGCTTATTCTCAAGGTCAGCATAGATCGTATCCTTCGTGGTATCTGGAAATACAAAGGTCAGGCCTTGGTTGATGATGTGGTCGTGGCAGAAGCCGAAATGATGTGCATATTGAAGGCAATTGAGTAGCCATTATGACGTCCCAGGTTAAAATCCACCCGACAGCGATCATTGATCCGCGAGCGGGGCTTGATAGCACTGTTGAAGTTGGCGCTTATACCAGCATAGGTCCGGATGTGCAGATCGGGCCAGGAACGCGCGTAGGCAATAATGTGGTGATTGCAGGCCCTACGACCATAGGCAAGAACAATCACCTGTTCCATTTTTCCTCGCTAGGTGAGGCGCCACAGGATAAAAAATACCGTGACGAACCTACACGGCTCGAAATCGGCGATAACAACACCATTCGCGAGTTCTGCACCCTGAACCGCGGTACGGTTCAGGATAAGGGCGTGACCCGTATCGGAAACGATAACTGGATCATGGCGTATGTCCATATTGCCCATGATTGTCAGGTAGGCAATCACACCATTCTGGCAAACAACTCCTCGCTGGCCGGACATGTCGATATGTACGACCATGCTATTCTGGGGGGCTTTACCCTGGTGCATCAATTCTGCAAAATCGGCTCGCATGTCATGACCGCCGTTGGCACCGTTGTTTTCAAGGATATTCCTCCTTATGTAACGGCCGCGGGATATGACGCCAAGCCGCATGGCATTAATGCCGAAGGGCTCAAGCGACGTGGTTTCAGCGCGGATAGCATCACCCGTATCAAGCGCGCATACAAGACGCTTTACCGTCAGGGCTTGACCCTGGAAGAAGCCAAAGAGCAACTGGCCTTGCAACTCGCGGAGTGCCAGGAGCTGGGTATCTTGTTAGACTTTTTGAATATTTCCACCCGCGGCATTGTCCGTTAAGAAAGACCTGTAGCATGCCCATTATCGGCATTGTTGCCGGAGAGTCGTCCGGTGATCTTCTTGGCAGTCATTTGATCCGAGCCTTGAAAAAGCATAGGCCGGATCTGCAGTTTGTCGGCATTGCAGGCCCTAAGATGCAGGCCGAAGGGGCACGCACACTTTTCCCCATGGAGCGCTTGTCCATTCGCGGTTATCTGGAGGTCTTGCGTCATCTGCCTGGTTTGTTAAGGTTGCGCCGCCAGCTTGCCCGTGATCTTATCGAGGCTCGCCCCGAGCTTTTCATCGGGATTGATGCGCCTGACTTTAACTTTGGCCTGGAACGCAAACTCAAGCGCCGCGGCATTCCCACTGTTCATTATGTGAGTCCCTCCATCTGGGCCTGGCGCCGTGGCAAGATGTCAAAAATCAAGCGTGCGGTTTCCCATATGCTGGCGCTATTCCCCTTTGAACCTGACTTATACAAAGAGGCCGGGGTGCCGGTCAGTTATGTGGGACACCCATTGGCAGATATCCTGCCTATTGAGCCGGATCAGGTACAGGCACGTCAGAATCTCAAGCTCAAGGCAGGGCAGGTTGTCATCGCCATGTTGCCGGGTAGCCGCCAAAGTGAAGTGCGCCAATTGGCGGCGCTCTATGTGCAAACCGCCCGAAAAATGTTGGAGCATCAGCCCGGTATCCAGTTTGTTGTTCCCCTGATTACGCGTGAAACCCGCAGGATTTTTGAGCAGGCCATCTACGATGAGAAGGCGGAAGAACTGCCGATCAATATTTTATTTGGGCATGCCCATATGGCGATGGAAGCTGCGGATGCCGTCATTGTGGCATCGGGCACCGCCACACTGGAGGCGGCCTTGCTGAAGCGCCCCATGGTGATCACCTATCGTATGCCTTGGCTGAGCTGGCAAATATTGAAACGCATGCTCTATCTCCCTTATGTGGGACTGCCCAATGTCTTGGCCGGGCGCTTTGTGGTTCCCGAGTTGCTGCAGCACAATGCGACACCAGAAAAGTTGTCTGAAGCCACGCTTAAGATGGTGAACGACAAAACCCAGATGGAAGAAATCAAAGCTGAATTCACGCGCATTCATCATCTTCTGCGGCAAAATACTGAGGAAAAAGCTGCAAGTGCCATTCTGGCTTGCTTGCCATGAGTGAACTCATCATTTGCGGGGTGGATGAAGCCGGGCGGGGGCCTTTGGCTGGGGCCGTTTACGCAGCTGCCGTAATTCTGAATCCTGCCAGGCCTATTCCAGGGTTGGCTGACTCCAAAAAACTTTCCGAAAAAAAACGGGATGCGCTGACCCTGGAAATCAAGCAGCATGCGCTTGCCTGGGCCATTGCCCACAGCACGGTGGAAGAAATCGATAGCATCAATATCCTGCAAGCCAGTCTGCTGGCAATGCGCAGGGCGGTCGAACAACTCGGCATTCAGCCGCATAAGCTACTGGTAGATGGCTTGCACTGCCCGCAGGTTTCCATGGTGGCAGAAGCGATTGTCGATGGCGACAGCAAAGTCGAGGCGATTTCTGCGGCCTCTATTCTGGCGAAAACTGCACGCGACAAAGAGCTGTACGCGCTTGACCAGCAATATCCTCATTATGGATTTGCCAAACACAAAGGCTATCCCACCGCATTCCACATGGCCATGCTGATTGAGCATGGCGTCTCGCCTGTGCACCGGCGCAGTTATGCGCCTGTCAAAAAACTGCTCTAGCGTCCGCCAGCTGTCAATAACAGAAATACGGTGGGTTGACGGTGGATATCCGGCAGGTCTTGCCGCTTCCATTCGGAGATTGTTTTAGTCACGATGCGCTCCGTGCTCAGGCTGATATTGGTGGCCACACAAAGCCTCGTCGTCCCCTGGCACTGGGCCAGAATATCCTCCAGCATATGTTGGTTACGGTATGGCGTTTCGATGAATAGCTGAGTCTGTTGCCACTTTTGCGATTCCCGCTCCAATTCTTTCAAGCGTTGAATCCGTGCAGCCTTGTCGCTGGGCAGATACCCATGAAAGCTGAATCGCTGCCCATCAAGCCCTGAGGCCATCAGGCTCAATAATATGGACGAAGGGCCGACCAAGGGCACCACCTTGATGCCTTTGCGGTGCGCGAGTTCCACCAGTCTGGCGCCCGGGTCTGCAATGCCCGGGCAACCTGCTTCCGACATAATCCCTACGTTACGACCTTGCAGCAGAGGTTTGAGCAGCTCAGGCAATGCTTTTTCTTCGGTATGCTCATTGAGCGGCAACAGGGTCAGTTCACGTACCGGCTTATCTGTTTTGATCAGGGATAAAAAGCGCCGCGCCGTTTTTTCGTTCTCCACCACAAAAGTGTCCAGCGTTCTGGCGAGTTTCAATACATCAACGGGCAGCGCATTATCCAGTCGATCATCTCCCAGTGTGACAGGCAATAGATAAAGCGTGCCCAAGGGCGATGATGTGACTGTGGAGGAGGAGGTCGTGCTCATGAGATCAATATCTAACCTGCGTGCGATAAGTGAGTACGGCTTGGCCTTCGGCTGGGATCTGGACTTTCCAAGCGTACAGATGGCTGTTCAGCTTGTTACCTGGCTGACTTTCCTTCAGGATTTTCCAATCGCCGGGTATTGGTTCTTGCACAATGACCGTGACAGTTTCTTTTTTCGCATTGCGCAGCACAATTTCGTAAGCGCTTTCTGTGGCCCTGCTCCCTTTGGCTGGATTAGGTAATTGCTTGAAGTCGGCTTGCTTCTTGTCGGCATTGATGTCGAAGGCATCGCCCAGCTTCAGCCTGATTGTTTCATTGCGTGCGGTATGGTCAATATTGTCCTCACCTACAAACTGAGCATTGCCCTGGCGATCTTTTTTGTACACGCGCAGGGTGCCTTTAGGCAAAGGCATGCCAAGGCGGTCTGCTTCCTTGTTATCAAACTCGATAAAGACCCCGACTTTGAGTTTCTGGCCGATTTCATCCACGCTGGAACCATAGTAATAATCCGCGCCTTTCAGTAAAAGCTCTTTTCGAACAGGCACTTGGCTTGCGCTGAGCAGGGCAACTTGTTTGGATTGGTTTTCAGCCAGGGTAGTGGGGCGATCCAGGCTGTAGAGGTGATACTCCAGCAGGGATTCTTCACTGACCGGAGCGGCGGCATCCATCGCCATTTCCGATCGTGCCATCTTCATGAGCATGGGCCTGGCTTGTGGTGCGCGATGCACATCGCCGGCTACAAGTTGCAATTTGGCATTGCGATACGTAGCGCCGCTGGTATTGTTGAGCGTGATCCAGGCTGACAAGTCCAGCTTGTCTTCAGCCGCATTCAGTTCGGCAACATAGTCAGCTTTCCAGGATAGGCCACCGGTCAGGTAGCTGAGCTCAACAGTTTGGTCGCCAGCCTGCTTGTTGCTGAGATGGGTAAGCAGGGTGGGGCGGTCGCGCAGATTAGCAGGGACATCCGGGTAGACAATGCGGCCTGCAATGCCGGTTTCAATGCGGTTGCCAATTTTGAGCACGGCACCATTATTCGCCGACAGCACCTGCGCTTGCTCGCTGGTCTCAACGCCCGTGGCAGGGTTGGTCCGAACGAGCTGGACTGTCTTGCCTACATATTTTTCCAGCAGCTTTTCCGGCGTCAGCAAATCAAAGTCGAAATTCTGCTCAACGACGTTCAGCGTATTGGGTGTGCTCAGGCTGCGTAACAGTGCAGTCTCAGGGCGCAATTGGGCGCTGACATCGCGCAGGGTCAATACACTGTTACCCGCAGGCAGTCTGGTTTTTCGCTGGTCTTTGATGAGGGCAAGGTCCTCGTTATAAATGGTGACGGCTACCTGGGTTTGATCCTGCAATGTACTCAGTATTTCTTCTGTATCAGCGGCCAGTACCTGGCTGGCAAACAGACTGCTCAGACATAGAGCGAGAACACGGTTTTGCATGAAAATCTCCTTGGGGCGTTGCCCGCTTAGATAATGGTTAAGCCTTCGTTTTGCAGCATAGTGATGAGGCGGATCAATGGTAACCCGATCAGGGCATTCGGGTCTGTGCCCTCCATGCGTGCAATGAGCGCAATTCCAAGCCCTTCCGATTTTGCGCTGCCCGCACAGTTGTATGGCTGCTCTTTATGCAGATAGTTTTCAATCTGGGCATCACTCAGCATTCTGAATTCGACCACGTAAGGCACAACATCCGCCTGTATGGTGCCAGTGGCGGCATTGTATAGACATAGCGCGCTATGGAAGGTGACCTCGCGTCCCCGCATGCTTTGCAATTGCCTTACTGCCTTTGCGTGCGTACCCGGTTTGCCAATTTGCTGGCCATCCAGCGTCGCCACCTGGTCGCAGCCAATGATCAGGGCATGTGGGTATTGCGCGGCGACTTTGCGCGCTTTTTCCTGGCTGAGCCGCAAAGCAGTGTCTTCTGGCTTTTCATTGGCTAAAGGTGATTCATCAATATCAGGTGAGCAGCAGATGAATGGGATATCCAGCCTGGTCAGCAAGTCGCGGCGGAATGGGGATGAGGAGGCAAGAATCAGTTCGACAGACATAAGTTCTTTTACCAATAAAAAAGCCGACAGATATGAAAACTGCCGGCTTGTTAGGGATGACGCTGCGGTTACGCGGGCTGGATTTCCAGCAGAGACTCATCCGGAGTCACGCTATCACCCTTGACGACATGAACGGCAACGACGATGCCTGATTTTGGCGCCTGGATTTCATTTTCCATTTTCATCGCCTCAATCACCAACACGGCATCGCCGGCATTTACCTGGTCGCCCGCTTTAACCTTCACTTCCACAATGGTTCCCGGCATGGCGGTGGTCACACAACCGACATGGGATGGGCGAGGGCGGCCTGTGCTGTTGCTGGCATTGCTGGATGCTTTTTTACGGCCATTGCCATTCGTGTTGCCATCGCTGACTTCAATTTCACTGAGGGTTTCTACAACCACTTCCTCAGCCACCCCATCCACGGACACATAGAATGGGCGCTGATCTTCACCCGCATGACCACTGCCAGTGAGTTTGATATGGAAGGTTTCACCATGCAGCGTGACATTGAATTCATGCGGGGCATAGCGAGCGGCGGAGGTGGAAGCTGCTTCTTTGGTCAGTAGCGCTTCTGGTTTCAGTGTGCCTGCATTACGTTCCTGCAGGAAGGTTTTTGCCAAGTCAGGGAACATGGCGTAGGTCAGCACATCTTCCTCTGTCTTTGCCAATCCTTCGGATTCTGCGCGCAGTTTATCCATTTCTGCATCCAGCAGATCTGCTGGGCGGCAGGTAACGACCACGGCATCACCTACAGCAAGGTGTTTCACATCGGTATTGACGGTGCTTGGTGCCTTGCCATACTGCCCCAGCAGGTAGTTTTTCACCTCGTTGGTGATGGATTTGTAACGGGCGCCGGTCATCACATTCAGTACGGCCTGGGTTCCCACGATTTGCGAGGTAGGCGTAACCAACGGAGGGAAGCCCAAATCCTCACGCACACGTGGAATTTCTGCCAGTACTTCATCCATGCGGTCCAGAGCGCCTTGCTCTTTCAGCTGGTTGGACAAATTCGAAATCATGCCGCCTGGCACCTGATTCACCAGTACGCGGGTATCAACACCAGTGAAGGCGCTTTCAAACTGCCAGTACTTCTTGCGAACTTCACGGAAGTAGGCGGCAATTTCTTGCAGCTTGCCCAGATCAAGGCCGGTGTCGTACTCGGTACCTTGCAATGCAGCCACAATACTTTCGGTGGTCGGCAGGCTTGCGCCTTCCGCAAAGGAGGAAATGGCACCGTCCACAATCGCGACGCCGTTATCCACTGCACGCAGGATGGACATGCTGGCCAGACCGGAAGTGGCGTGGGCATGCAGGTGAATAGGCAAATTGGTGGCTGCACGCAATTCCTTGACCAGCTCGCCGGTGATTTCAGGCGTCAGCAGACTGGCCATGTCCTTGATGGCGATGGTGTCACAGCCGAAGGAGGCCAACTCTTTGGCCAGCTCGACAAAATAAGGAATGCCATGCACGGGACTGGTGGTGTAGCTGATAGTACCTTCGGCGTGCTTGCCGACTTTTTTCACGGCTTCGATAGAGGTGCGCAGATTGCGCAGATCATTCATCGCATCAAATATGCGGAAAACATCCACGCCATTATCGGCGGACTTTTGCACGAATGCGCGTACCACATCGTCGGAATAATGACGGTAGCCAAGCAGATTCTGGCCGCGCAGCAGCATTTGGATGGGCGTCGATGGCAAGGCCTTGCGCAAACTCTTCAGACGCTCCCAAGGGTCTTCCTTCAGATAACGTACGCAAGCATCAAATGTCGCGCCACCCCAGGCCTCCAATGACCAGTAACCAATGGCATCAAGCTGTGGGCAGATGGGCAGCATGTCTTCAGTGCGCATGCGCGTTGCGATCAATGACTGGTGGCCATCGCGTAAAACTACATCAGTAACATATACTTTTGCCATATTCTTAACTTATCGCTTCACTATTAATACGGGTTCTATTTAGATGCCTTCGTGCGCTGCTATGGCGGCTGAGATGGCGGCGGCGATCAATTCGCGCGGTAGTTTGGTTTCATAATTGATCAGCTCCGGATGGGATTCAACAAAGCTGGTATCAAACTTGCCACTGCGAAAATCAGGATGATTAAGAATTTCCTGATAGTAAGGAATCGTGGTCTTCACGCCGTAAACCACCATGTCGTTCAGCGACCGGCGACCACGCTCGATCACGCTTTCCCAGTTGAGTGCCCACACCGTTAACTTGGCGCACATGGAGTCGTAATAAGGCGGAATGACGTAACCACTGTACATTGCCGCATCCATACGGACACCTGGGCCGCCCGGGGCATAGTAACGCGTGATTTTGCCAAAGCTTGGCAAAAAGTCCTTCTTCGGATCTTCAGCGTTGATGCGAAACTCCATGGCAAACCCGCGGTAGTGCACATCTTCTTGCTTGTATTGAAGTTTAAGACCATCGGCAATGCGAATCTGTTCCTGCACGATATCAATACCAGTGATGGTTTCGGTAACCGTGTGCTCTACCTGCAGGCGGGTGTTCATTTCCATGAAATAAAAGCTGTTATCCGAGTCCAGCAAAAACTCCACGGTGCCAGCATTCTTGTAGCCCACGGCCTTGGCAGCCTTGACTGCCAATTTGCCAATGTATTCGCGTTGCGCATTGCTTAATTGCGGCGAGGGGGCAATTTCAATCAGTTTCTGGTTGCGGCGCTGAATGGAACAGTCGCGTTCGAACAGGTGAATCACGTTGCCATGGCTATCTGCCATGATCTGTACTTCAATATGTTTGGGATTAACCACGCACTTTTCGAGGAATACTTCGGGTTTGCCAAACGCTTTGCTGGCTTCCGAGATCACGCGGTCGTAGTTGCTGAGCAATTCTTTTTCATCATTACAGCGGCGAATGCCACGTCCGCCGCCACCGTTGGTGGCTTTCAGCATGACGGGGTAGCCGATTTTGCGGGCAAGGGTGCGAGCTTCCTCGAGATCGGCCAGGTTGCCGTTACTGCCAGGCACACAGGGAATGCCGGCCTTGATCATGGCATTACGTGCCTGAATCTTGTCTCCCATCTGGCGAATGACCTTTGCATCCGGACCAATGAATTTGATGCCTCGGCGGGCACATATTTCGGCTAATTCGGGATTTTCGGACAAAAAGCCGTAGCCGGGATGCAGGGCGTCGCAACCTGAAGCCACGGCCAGGTTGACGATATTATGTGCATTCAAATAACCCACCACAGGGTCTGAGCCAATGTTATAGGCTTCGTCGGCTTTCTTTACATGTAATGCGTGGCGGTCGGCATCAGAGTAGATGGCGACTGACTTGATTCCCATTTCTGAACATGCGCGAACGATGCGGACAGCAATTTCACCGCGATTAGCTATAAGTATTTTTTTGATCACGCTTGAGACCTGATTTTTTGACACAGAAACATGCAAATTATATCATGCGCCCCTATGGCTGCACAGAACATCATCAATAGCATTGAGTTTGCGCGAAAAGCGCTTGAAATTCATGGTACAATTCCGGTTTCGCAATTTCCGCGCCTTCAGGATGCCTATGCATCAGCCGATGGCGCGCTGAATTGGCGCTTGCTGGGGAATGTTAACGACGGCAAACCAACACTGCAATTAAAGGTGTCCGGGGATCTGGGTTTAACATGTCAGCGTTGTCTGGAAGCCATGTCATACAACATCGACATTTCGACATTGTATTACCTGGTGCCCGATGAGGATGCTATTCCGTCAGAAGAAGAGGATCTCGATGACAGGGATTACCTGGTTGCTGAAACGCATATGCAAGTGTCGGAATTGATAGAGGATGAGGTGTTGCTGGCGATGCCGCTGGCACCCAAGCACGAACAAGAGGATTGTGCCGTAAAGGGTGATCGTCTTGAGCTGGGAAAACCTAATCCATTTGCGGTGTTGCAGGGTTTGAAGTCCGGAAAGCACCGGGATTAATTAGTTAACAGGAGTAGATCATGGCAGTTCAACAAAACAAGAAGTCCCCATCGAAGCGCGGCATGCAC
This genomic window contains:
- a CDS encoding YceD family protein; protein product: MAAQNIINSIEFARKALEIHGTIPVSQFPRLQDAYASADGALNWRLLGNVNDGKPTLQLKVSGDLGLTCQRCLEAMSYNIDISTLYYLVPDEDAIPSEEEDLDDRDYLVAETHMQVSELIEDEVLLAMPLAPKHEQEDCAVKGDRLELGKPNPFAVLQGLKSGKHRD
- the oadA gene encoding sodium-extruding oxaloacetate decarboxylase subunit alpha, with product MAKVYVTDVVLRDGHQSLIATRMRTEDMLPICPQLDAIGYWSLEAWGGATFDACVRYLKEDPWERLKSLRKALPSTPIQMLLRGQNLLGYRHYSDDVVRAFVQKSADNGVDVFRIFDAMNDLRNLRTSIEAVKKVGKHAEGTISYTTSPVHGIPYFVELAKELASFGCDTIAIKDMASLLTPEITGELVKELRAATNLPIHLHAHATSGLASMSILRAVDNGVAIVDGAISSFAEGASLPTTESIVAALQGTEYDTGLDLGKLQEIAAYFREVRKKYWQFESAFTGVDTRVLVNQVPGGMISNLSNQLKEQGALDRMDEVLAEIPRVREDLGFPPLVTPTSQIVGTQAVLNVMTGARYKSITNEVKNYLLGQYGKAPSTVNTDVKHLAVGDAVVVTCRPADLLDAEMDKLRAESEGLAKTEEDVLTYAMFPDLAKTFLQERNAGTLKPEALLTKEAASTSAARYAPHEFNVTLHGETFHIKLTGSGHAGEDQRPFYVSVDGVAEEVVVETLSEIEVSDGNTNGNGRKKASSNASNSTGRPRPSHVGCVTTAMPGTIVEVKVKAGDQVNAGDAVLVIEAMKMENEIQAPKSGIVVAVHVVKGDSVTPDESLLEIQPA
- a CDS encoding acetyl-CoA carboxylase biotin carboxylase subunit is translated as MIKKILIANRGEIAVRIVRACSEMGIKSVAIYSDADRHALHVKKADEAYNIGSDPVVGYLNAHNIVNLAVASGCDALHPGYGFLSENPELAEICARRGIKFIGPDAKVIRQMGDKIQARNAMIKAGIPCVPGSNGNLADLEEARTLARKIGYPVMLKATNGGGGRGIRRCNDEKELLSNYDRVISEASKAFGKPEVFLEKCVVNPKHIEVQIMADSHGNVIHLFERDCSIQRRNQKLIEIAPSPQLSNAQREYIGKLAVKAAKAVGYKNAGTVEFLLDSDNSFYFMEMNTRLQVEHTVTETITGIDIVQEQIRIADGLKLQYKQEDVHYRGFAMEFRINAEDPKKDFLPSFGKITRYYAPGGPGVRMDAAMYSGYVIPPYYDSMCAKLTVWALNWESVIERGRRSLNDMVVYGVKTTIPYYQEILNHPDFRSGKFDTSFVESHPELINYETKLPRELIAAAISAAIAAHEGI